The nucleotide window CGGATTTTGGTATCTTCGGAAGCACGGCCCTCCTGCTTGATCCGCGCTACGTGAGCGCTTACCTGAAGACAGGCTGAGGTGATTGGAATGCTCTGTGAGGAGAAGCTCGAGGTATTTGAAAACGGATTCCGGGATGAGAAGTTCAACCTCGAGGTGGAGTTCTACGGAAGGGACGCCAGAAAGCTTCTCCTTGCAGTGATAAGGGAGCTTTACCTCCCCGATTATGGGGAGGACTACGTCTATCCCTTCGAGTGTGCCAAGGAGTTCTGGGGCATCCACATGGAACCCTCCGAGATAGTTACCGGGGAGTTCCGGCCGAGCCCCATCAAGTTCCTCAACCGCAGCGTTCTCAATCGCCTCGAAAAGGCTCTCGAGGAGATCGATGCGCCAGGGGAGGTTAAAGGTGCCATAGACTTCGAAAAGGCCGAGGTTCACAGGCTCAGGAAAGGTTTATTAGCCCTGGGGAAGAACTTTATACTCGGCGAGGGATACATAATCGTCTTCAACAAGCCCGCTGCGAGGGAGCTCATACTGAAATATCTGGGGATGCTGGATGGAGCTTGAAGCCGCAGTCTGGATCGCGATATCACTCGTAGTTCTCTACCTCGTCTGGGAGACGGTTAGCCCTATCCTTTCTCCCCTCATACTCGCGATAACCCTGGCTTACATCCTCTATCCTTTCCACGAGCGCCTCTCCAGGAAAACCGGAAAGCGTGTTTCGGCCTTCATCATGACAGGTATCCTCACGATCCTGACGTTTCTCTTCATGATCGGCTTTGCCCTCTGGATAAACGACGTCAAGCAGTCCCTGGCGTACTACATGGATGCCTTTTTCAGGTGGCTGCTTGGCTTCCACCTTCCCCCCGCAATCTACGAGCTCATCCAGCGCCTCGCGGAGGATATTCCCACGCGCTTTGAGGAGTACGTTCTCGGCTACACCTACTCCCTTCCCAAGCTCTCCCTTCAGGCCATCGTGATGGTCTTCGCGTTCTACGGGATCCTCGTGAACACCGAGACAATACGGGAGGAAGTTCATGCTCTCCTTCCGCAGGACAACAGGGAACTGGCCCTTAAACTCCTGAACAGTGCTGGAAGGACCCTTCACAGCCTTCTCCGCGGATGGCTCGCCCTGAGCATACTCAAGGGCGCGGCCATAGCGGTAGGCTTCTATCTTTTCGCTATAGCCGACGCCGGCGGGGCGATAGCGGCCGGTATCTTCACGATAATCTTTGAGCTCCTCCCCGTCCTCGGGGGATGGATAGTCTGGCTGGCCGGGGCGGCCTATCTCTTCGGCATCGGAGGGACTGCCGCGGCGGTCGTCTTTGCACTCTACGGTGCGGTTTTCGTATCCCCGATGCCGGACTACATCCTCAGGTCCCGCCTGGGCGAGAGGGAGACAGGGGTAAACGCGCTGATAAGCCTTGTTGGAATCTTCGGGGGTTACATAGCCTTCGGCTTCGTCGGCCTGATAATCGGCCCCGTTGCCCTGTCACTCCTCGGAACCCTGGTTGAGGAATGGAAGAAGACGAAAGAAGCGGCTATGGCCTAAACTTCCTCATGAACGCCGCCATCTTAACGGCATCGAGTGTTTCCCTGACGTCGTGTGTCCGGATTATGTTGGCTCCGTTGAAGACGGCCACCGCCGTGGCGGCAAGGCTCCCCGGGAGCCTCTCCGTGGGGTCTTTTCTACTGGTTATCGCCCCTATGAACGACTTCCTGGAGACTCCTATGAGGATGGGCCGTCCGAAGATTTTGAGCATGTTGAGGTTCGCCAGAACATTTGAGTCCCACTCGTACCAGGGCGGCCATTCCGGACGGAGGAAGCCTATCGCCGGGTCTGTGGCTATCTCCTCGATACCGTGTCTCTCGGCTATGACGAGGCTCTCCTGCAGGAGGTCCACCACTGTGTGAATCGGGTCGCTGAGGTTCCTAACCTCCCCGTGGGCGCAGACTATCACGGGAGCGGTATATTCAGCCGCGACCTGCGCCATCCTGGGGTCGCCCTTCAGACCTGTGACGTCGTTTATAATGTCTGCCCCTGCCTTCAAGGCCTCCTCCGCGACCCTGGCACTCGTCGTGTCTATGCTTATCGGCACGTCCACGTGGTCGCGGATGGTTTTAATCGCCCATACTGCCCGCCTTATCTCCTCCTCGACTGGAATCTGGGTCTCTAGGTAGGGGGCCGTCGATTTGGCGCCGATGTCTATGAAAGATGCTCCTTCCTCAACCATCTTTACGGCGGTCTCGATGAGTTTCTCCTCGCCGTCCCTGACGCTCCCCTTGTAGAAGCTCTCAGGCGAAACGTTGATGACGCCCATTATCCTCGGCTCACCTAGGTCAACTCCCGCGAACTTCATGGTTCACACCAAGCTCGAGCTTAATGGCCATGAATAAAAAGGTTAGCGTGGCTATGAGGGTGGGCAGAAACGGGTCGACATTCGGGTCGTTGGAATGCACAGCGACCGCGAGGAGGCCGTTGACCGCGCTGAAGCCGGCCAGAACCGCCTCGTCGGTTACCTTCGCCTTGAGCCTGTCGAGGACGTGGAAGAGATACAACTCGGTCACGAGGGGCGCTATAGTTAGTATCCCAATCAGTCCAGTGAATATCGTGAGGATGTACAGGGCAATCCCAATTGCGTCATCGCCTTCCCCCATATTATCACCGTGGGGTGTAATATTGGAGATACTTAAAAGTTTTGCCAACCGTTAAAAATCGATAACCCCAACTCTCCCCGGTGACGTTCATGCTAATCCGCACTCCGAGGAGGCTTCATCTGGGTCTCATCGATCCATCGGCCACCTTTGGGAGACGCTTTGGAAGCCTTGGCGTTGCCCTTGAAGGTGGCTATGAGGTCAGAATCGTCGAGGGCGAGGCCATGGAAGTGATTGCAGATGGGGAAGACAGAAAAACCATCGAGTTCGCCATAAAGAGGATGAACTCCGCCTACGAAACCGGAGTCAACTACATCGTCGAGGTCAGGAAGGCCATCCCCCGGCACGTTGGTCTCGGCTCCACGACTCAGCTCAGCCTGGCGGTCGCGATGGGAATAGCCCGGCTTAACAACCTGAACGTCTCTGTTGAAGAGCTGGCCAAGGTTCTTGGAAGGGGAAGGAACGGTGGTGCCGGAATCTACTCCTTCGCATACGGCGGATTCGTCATAGACGGCGGCGTTAAAAACGGCATCCCACCACTGATATTCCGCGAGGACTTCCCGGAGGGGTGGGCTTTTCTGCTGGTTATTCCCGAGCTCAAGCCCGGCCTCGACGAGGAGGAGGAAAAGCCCGTTATGGCTGGTGTCGTTGGAAGGGCCGACGTCGCCATGGAGATAAGCCACAGAATACTGCTCGGCCTTCTTCCTGCCTTGAAGGAGCAGGACGTGAGAACCTTCGGTGAGCACCTCTCCGCGATACAGAGGCTCGTGGGAAAGCACTTTGAGCCGTACCAGGGTGGGGAGTTCAGGGGGGACGTTAAACTAATACTCGACTTCCTGGCGGAGAAAACCTACGGTTGTGGCCAGAGCAGCTGGGGGCCGACCGTTTACGGGCTGATCAGAAGGGAGGAGTTTGGGGGACTCAGAGCAGAGGCACATGACTTCCTGCGTGAGCACGGGATAAGGGCGAAGGTTGAGCTCGGCCTTCCGAACAATACCGGGGCGGAGATAATTGGGGAGAGCGCGTTCCTGGAGAGGCTGATAAAATCTGTGGGTGGTTAGCTTGACGCTCGATAGGTTCATCAAGGTAAGATACCGGGCCGACGAGGAAAAAGTGAGGATCCTCATGGAGATTTTAAGCGAGCTCGGCATCGACTGCGCCAGAACCATCGAGGAGAGGGTTGACCTCCAGTTCGATGCCCTCAAAAACCTCCATGCGAACCTTGGGGACGATGAGCTCTTCATCAAGCTGGTCATAGCGAATTCCATTGTGAGCTATCAGCTGACGGCGAAGGGCGAAAGGTGGTGGTGGGAGTTCTCCGAGCACTTTTCCGAGAACCCACCAGCAGGAAGCATAGCCGAAGCCTATGCCGATTTTCTGCCGAATTCGAGGACCAACAGAAGGCTGGTCGCCGGGAAGGTGAGGAGGCTGGAGAGGCTCGAACCTTTTCTCGATTCGCTCTCCCTACGTGACCTGAGGGACTACTACTTCAACGGCATGGAATGCCTTCGTGACGAGCTTTCAAAGGGCCTCGGCTCAAAGAGAAGCGCCAAGACGATAGTCTTCGCGGTTAAGATGTTTGGCTACGCGGGCAGGATAGCCTTTGGGAAGTTCGTGCCGTATCCAATGGCCATCGAGATACCAGATGACGTGAGGATAAACGCCTATACAAAGAGATTCACGAACGAGCCGCCGGTGAGCTTCTGGAACAAGATTGCGGAAGAGACGGGTATCCCACCACTGCACATAGACTCTATACTCTGGCCTGTCCTAGGGGGGAATAAGGAGGTCCTGAGAAGAGTGAGGGAGCACTGTCCAAAATGGGAGGACGTTTTGAAGCTGGCTTCCCTCTAAGTTTCCCAATGATTCGCGGCTTCATTTAATCTTCACTCGGGCTATCCCCTGGAGAAAGAAGACCTCGTGTGCTTAATCTATCGGGACTCCGATTGGTGCTAGGATGGGATGCTTCAACTCGATTGACAAAATTTTTATACTTCTTGCGTTAATTTTAATCGGGAGTAGTTTACTCCAATACTGCAATGGGGGGTACATCTATGCTTTGGGGGTTTCAGCTTGAGTTTAAGCAGAGCCTTCGAACCAAGAAGCTCTGGGTTATCCTGGGTGTCATGATGCTTCTGTACATACCTGGGTTCTACTTCCAGAAGGCCTCTGGAACGGAAATAGAAACCGTTCAGCAGGCCGTTTCGGTTCTCATAGGCAACATCAACGGGCTGGGCGGCTTTTTCATCGCCATACTCGCCCTTCTGATGGGGGCCACCGCGATAAACAGCGAGATAGAGAAGGGAACGCTGCGCGTTGCCATGAGCAAGCCGATAAAGCGGCTGGGCTACATCGGCGGCAAGTTCCTTGCCCACACGGTGGTTGTGCTGATGGCGCTCCTTCTGACGACCCTCGTGGGAATAGTCGGCCTGGCGTGGCTGGGCGCCCCAATGGGGAGTCAGCTCGTCACCGACTCTCTCCTGCTTAACGGTCTGCTGCTCCTGGCAATGATCCAGCTTATAGCGCTGGGCTACATAATCTCCACCACCGTGAAGTCTTCCAGTACCGCACTCGGTGTTGCCCTTGTGATAGTGTTCGTGGTCTTCATGATAATGCCCGCCATAGTTCAGTTTATGGCCGCCAAGGATACCATAATAAGCGACCACCCCGACTGGGAGGCGTACCAGGAGAAAAGCAAGGAGTACAAGACCAGATATCTCTTCTACGTTCCAACTACCCAGATAGACGTCATAGTCAGCGATGCCACAAAGGTTACTGGAGACATAGAGAACCCGCAGGTAGAATACGTGGGAATAGGGGGTGCCATACTGAAGAACCCCGTTAACCTGGGCATACTCTTTGGACTCACCCTCGTCTACCTCGCCCTGGCCTTTTACCGCTTCCTCCGCATGGATCTGAGGTGATGGCTATGATACGAATCGAGAATCTGGTCAAGGTTTACGGAGACGTTCGTGCCCTTGACGGCCTGAGCCTTGAGGTCAGGCCCGGCCAGATATACGGCTTCCTAGGCCCCAACGGCGCCGGAAAGAGCACCACCATCCTCAGCACCCTCGGTCTGATCTTTCCTCAGGCTGGTAGGGTTCAGCTCTTCGACCTTGAGGTCTTCAGGGACGGGAAATTCGACGAGAACAACCTCGTTGAGGCCAAGAGGAGAATAGGCTACATGCCAGAGCATGCCACCCTGTGGGACTTCATGACCCCCATCCAGACCCTTGAGATAATCGCCGACGCCTTCGGAATCCCGAAGGCCGAACGGGAGAAGCAGGTCAGGGAGCTTCTTGAACTGGTCAACCTGTGGGAGGAACGGGACAGAAAGGTCGGCAAGTTCTCGAAGGGTATGCGCCAGCGTCTCCTGCTCGCCCAGGCGCTCATCAACGACCCCGAACTGCTCATCCTCGACGAGCCGATGACGGGCCTCGACCCGACTGGAATAGCGGAGTTCAAGGACATCATCAGGGAGCAGAAAAAGGCCGGGAGGACGGTCTTCTTCTCAAGCCACATTCTGGCGCACGTTGAGGAGATATGCGACACCGTTGGCGTAATAGTCAAAGGCAAGCTCCGCGTTGAGGGCAACCTTGAGGGCATCAAGAAGGAATTCCTCAGGAAGGCTGGGTACACGATAGTTTTAGAGACAAACGTTCCAGTTGACTTTACTGGAGTCGGGTGGAAGGTCACGCCGCTGGGGGAGAAAAAGTACCGCATAGTTGCGCCGGACGACATCAGGGAGGAGGTTCACGATTTCGTTGCCACACAGGGGGCTAAGATTCTCACCATGCAGGTCAAAGAGCCGAGCCTTGAGGAGATATTCCTCAAGATGGTGGAGTGAGGGCTAGAGCTTAGCCCTCTCGAATTCTTCCTTTCTCTCCAGCGGTTTGGTTGCGTCTATTCCCCACTTTGCTGTCAGGCTCTTCTCCGCAGAGGGGTCCAGGGAACTGCCCCTGGCGTTGGGGATAACCACAAGGTCCCTGTCGGCCTGGAAGCGCGTTGCTATCGCCCATTCCACTTCTCTGTCGTCGTATATGTCCACGTCCTCATCCACAACGACCACGTGCTTCAGGCTCGGGTGCCCGGCGAAGGCAGCAAGAATCGCATTCTTTCCGTCCCCGTCGTGCTGTTTGGTTATGCTCACCACCGCGTGGAGCCACATCGCACCGCCCTCGGTCAGTCTTACGCCGTGAACTCTGGGAACAACCCTCTTAACGCTCGCGTAGATCTGCGGCTCCTTCGGCAGGCCCATAAGCATGAAATGCTCGTAGCCGCCGGGGAGAAGGGCATGGAAAACCGGTTCATCGACGTGGTACATTCTCTCAAAGACCACCACCGGCTGCTTCCTCACGTAGTCGTAGGTTCCGGTTATATCGACGAACGGTCCCTCGTCGGTCAGCTCGGGGAGTATCTTGGCCCCGAAAACGAACTCCGTCTCAACCGGGACGGGTATTCCTCCGAGGTCGAAGACTTCGAGGGGTCTTCCAAAGGCCCTCCGACTCATCGCCGAGGCTATCTCAAGCTCGCTTATGCCGTAGGCCACGCTCGTGGCTCCGGCAAGGAGGATGTGGATCGGGTTCCCGACGACTATTCTGACGTCCAGCTCCTCCCCAGCCTCTGCCTTTTCCTTCCACATAGCGTACAGATGCCTCGGAACGAGCCTTATGGCGGCTCTTTTATCGTCAATGACCATCATCCTGTGGAAGGACATGTTGACAAAGCCATTCTCGTCCCTGGCTATGACCATGGCGGATGTGAAGTACTGACCGCCGTCCTTGGGGTAGTACTTTGGAATCGGAAGCTCGGTTAGTGAGAAGTCCCCGGTTGAGTTCGCCATGAAGGGGGCGCCGTCAACCGTCCTGTAGGGTTCGGGATTTTCCATGGCCCATGTCATCGTGTGAAGTATCTCCTCCCTCTCGATACCAAGGTAAGATGCAATCCTTTCCCTGGTGCTCCAGATGTTGCCCGCGACTTCCCATCCGTCCACGTCTTTGAAGAGGACGGGCCTATCGCGGTACTTCAGAAGATAACGCGTTACCCCGAGCTCTTTGCTTACCTGCTCCTTAACAACGACTGCATCATCAAACCGTTCAATGATTTCCCCCAGCATTCTATCACCTTAGTTTGATGTTCCAAAAGGCCTATAAAGTCTTTTTCCAAACTTTCGGCGATTGGTCA belongs to Thermococcus camini and includes:
- a CDS encoding UbiD family decarboxylase is translated as MLGEIIERFDDAVVVKEQVSKELGVTRYLLKYRDRPVLFKDVDGWEVAGNIWSTRERIASYLGIEREEILHTMTWAMENPEPYRTVDGAPFMANSTGDFSLTELPIPKYYPKDGGQYFTSAMVIARDENGFVNMSFHRMMVIDDKRAAIRLVPRHLYAMWKEKAEAGEELDVRIVVGNPIHILLAGATSVAYGISELEIASAMSRRAFGRPLEVFDLGGIPVPVETEFVFGAKILPELTDEGPFVDITGTYDYVRKQPVVVFERMYHVDEPVFHALLPGGYEHFMLMGLPKEPQIYASVKRVVPRVHGVRLTEGGAMWLHAVVSITKQHDGDGKNAILAAFAGHPSLKHVVVVDEDVDIYDDREVEWAIATRFQADRDLVVIPNARGSSLDPSAEKSLTAKWGIDATKPLERKEEFERAKL
- a CDS encoding beta-ribofuranosylaminobenzene 5'-phosphate synthase family protein gives rise to the protein MLIRTPRRLHLGLIDPSATFGRRFGSLGVALEGGYEVRIVEGEAMEVIADGEDRKTIEFAIKRMNSAYETGVNYIVEVRKAIPRHVGLGSTTQLSLAVAMGIARLNNLNVSVEELAKVLGRGRNGGAGIYSFAYGGFVIDGGVKNGIPPLIFREDFPEGWAFLLVIPELKPGLDEEEEKPVMAGVVGRADVAMEISHRILLGLLPALKEQDVRTFGEHLSAIQRLVGKHFEPYQGGEFRGDVKLILDFLAEKTYGCGQSSWGPTVYGLIRREEFGGLRAEAHDFLREHGIRAKVELGLPNNTGAEIIGESAFLERLIKSVGG
- a CDS encoding ABC transporter ATP-binding protein; this encodes MIRIENLVKVYGDVRALDGLSLEVRPGQIYGFLGPNGAGKSTTILSTLGLIFPQAGRVQLFDLEVFRDGKFDENNLVEAKRRIGYMPEHATLWDFMTPIQTLEIIADAFGIPKAEREKQVRELLELVNLWEERDRKVGKFSKGMRQRLLLAQALINDPELLILDEPMTGLDPTGIAEFKDIIREQKKAGRTVFFSSHILAHVEEICDTVGVIVKGKLRVEGNLEGIKKEFLRKAGYTIVLETNVPVDFTGVGWKVTPLGEKKYRIVAPDDIREEVHDFVATQGAKILTMQVKEPSLEEIFLKMVE
- a CDS encoding N-glycosylase/DNA lyase; the protein is MTLDRFIKVRYRADEEKVRILMEILSELGIDCARTIEERVDLQFDALKNLHANLGDDELFIKLVIANSIVSYQLTAKGERWWWEFSEHFSENPPAGSIAEAYADFLPNSRTNRRLVAGKVRRLERLEPFLDSLSLRDLRDYYFNGMECLRDELSKGLGSKRSAKTIVFAVKMFGYAGRIAFGKFVPYPMAIEIPDDVRINAYTKRFTNEPPVSFWNKIAEETGIPPLHIDSILWPVLGGNKEVLRRVREHCPKWEDVLKLASL
- a CDS encoding ABC transporter permease subunit produces the protein MLWGFQLEFKQSLRTKKLWVILGVMMLLYIPGFYFQKASGTEIETVQQAVSVLIGNINGLGGFFIAILALLMGATAINSEIEKGTLRVAMSKPIKRLGYIGGKFLAHTVVVLMALLLTTLVGIVGLAWLGAPMGSQLVTDSLLLNGLLLLAMIQLIALGYIISTTVKSSSTALGVALVIVFVVFMIMPAIVQFMAAKDTIISDHPDWEAYQEKSKEYKTRYLFYVPTTQIDVIVSDATKVTGDIENPQVEYVGIGGAILKNPVNLGILFGLTLVYLALAFYRFLRMDLR
- a CDS encoding PH1570 family protein, which gives rise to MLCEEKLEVFENGFRDEKFNLEVEFYGRDARKLLLAVIRELYLPDYGEDYVYPFECAKEFWGIHMEPSEIVTGEFRPSPIKFLNRSVLNRLEKALEEIDAPGEVKGAIDFEKAEVHRLRKGLLALGKNFILGEGYIIVFNKPAARELILKYLGMLDGA
- a CDS encoding AI-2E family transporter: MELEAAVWIAISLVVLYLVWETVSPILSPLILAITLAYILYPFHERLSRKTGKRVSAFIMTGILTILTFLFMIGFALWINDVKQSLAYYMDAFFRWLLGFHLPPAIYELIQRLAEDIPTRFEEYVLGYTYSLPKLSLQAIVMVFAFYGILVNTETIREEVHALLPQDNRELALKLLNSAGRTLHSLLRGWLALSILKGAAIAVGFYLFAIADAGGAIAAGIFTIIFELLPVLGGWIVWLAGAAYLFGIGGTAAAVVFALYGAVFVSPMPDYILRSRLGERETGVNALISLVGIFGGYIAFGFVGLIIGPVALSLLGTLVEEWKKTKEAAMA
- the folP gene encoding dihydropteroate synthase — protein: MKFAGVDLGEPRIMGVINVSPESFYKGSVRDGEEKLIETAVKMVEEGASFIDIGAKSTAPYLETQIPVEEEIRRAVWAIKTIRDHVDVPISIDTTSARVAEEALKAGADIINDVTGLKGDPRMAQVAAEYTAPVIVCAHGEVRNLSDPIHTVVDLLQESLVIAERHGIEEIATDPAIGFLRPEWPPWYEWDSNVLANLNMLKIFGRPILIGVSRKSFIGAITSRKDPTERLPGSLAATAVAVFNGANIIRTHDVRETLDAVKMAAFMRKFRP